One stretch of Roseimicrobium sp. ORNL1 DNA includes these proteins:
- a CDS encoding serine hydrolase — translation MTNKLVAGACVFLCLAAACPLLAAPIHTAAAGGNLTQIERLLSKGADVNAPHEVSGLTPWQMARMHGRDEAAELLAKKGADTKREFPTPEEIMDRALKNSVKSDGPGFAILVSRDGKVLYERGFGMEDMEAKKPITLETTFRIGSVTKQFTATAVLLSEEDGKLKVTDTVAKFYPGFPRGDKMTLHQLLTHTSGIYNFTALPDFMKDVTKPMTSAQVIASFRDVFPNFEPGSAHMYSNSGYFLLGDIVEKTQGRTYVALLKERVFDKEGMKSTGAHRPDLGLAHEARGYAPKDEKDGKAGWKPAVNWHMSQAGGAGELYSTVGDLYRWNEAIYHGRVLRPESQKKAFTPLKDYPDAPKKLEASDGNYAYGWVVGDVRGLNSIWHNGGLNGFTSELRRFPDQNVTVVVLSNSASPIGGFTAASVAELAARQFLWREMQPQPCFSEQTLAEGTKLEDYVGTFDFSVLGVMRFRVERGRLQAKLADQRWGDVGPAGKDIFREPDVDANFEFKRDEKGGVSSVTLKQRGTVISGNRFAEPKEGEMTRAALNELTGRYQLASQTFEMKLSPRGSFLLGKLGEQPDFAYYPMAEKKDHVFCKAIRVELEFKREKDGKVQTLVLHQNGIAMPFARAGEVDPKK, via the coding sequence TCGAGAGACTTCTCTCAAAGGGCGCGGATGTGAATGCGCCGCATGAAGTCAGCGGCCTCACCCCGTGGCAGATGGCCCGTATGCATGGCCGTGATGAGGCAGCTGAACTCCTGGCAAAGAAAGGCGCGGATACGAAGCGTGAGTTTCCGACGCCGGAGGAGATTATGGACCGGGCCTTGAAGAACTCCGTTAAGTCGGACGGCCCTGGTTTTGCCATCCTCGTCTCGCGCGATGGCAAGGTGCTCTATGAGCGCGGCTTCGGCATGGAGGACATGGAGGCGAAGAAACCGATCACGCTGGAGACGACCTTTCGCATCGGTTCCGTGACGAAGCAATTCACCGCCACAGCCGTCTTGCTTTCAGAAGAAGATGGCAAACTCAAGGTCACGGATACCGTGGCGAAGTTTTACCCCGGCTTCCCTCGTGGGGACAAGATGACGCTGCACCAGCTCCTCACACACACCTCCGGCATCTACAATTTCACTGCGCTTCCCGATTTCATGAAGGACGTCACGAAGCCCATGACGTCGGCACAGGTCATCGCCTCCTTCCGCGATGTGTTTCCAAACTTCGAGCCAGGCAGCGCTCACATGTATAGCAATTCGGGCTATTTCTTGCTCGGTGACATCGTGGAGAAGACGCAGGGCCGCACGTATGTGGCGCTGCTGAAGGAGCGTGTGTTCGACAAGGAAGGCATGAAGTCCACCGGTGCGCATCGCCCTGACTTGGGCCTCGCGCACGAGGCCAGGGGTTACGCGCCTAAGGATGAGAAGGACGGGAAAGCCGGTTGGAAGCCTGCGGTCAACTGGCACATGAGCCAGGCCGGTGGGGCAGGAGAGCTGTACTCCACGGTGGGTGATCTCTACCGGTGGAACGAAGCCATCTACCACGGTCGCGTGCTGCGTCCCGAGTCCCAGAAGAAGGCTTTCACACCGCTGAAGGACTATCCTGATGCGCCCAAAAAGCTGGAGGCCTCCGATGGCAACTATGCCTACGGATGGGTCGTCGGAGACGTGCGTGGGTTGAATAGCATCTGGCACAATGGTGGCCTCAATGGATTCACGAGTGAGCTGCGGCGTTTCCCGGATCAAAACGTCACCGTGGTAGTGCTGTCCAACTCCGCTTCCCCCATCGGCGGCTTCACCGCTGCCAGCGTGGCGGAGCTTGCGGCCAGGCAGTTCCTCTGGCGCGAGATGCAGCCGCAGCCGTGTTTCAGCGAGCAGACTCTCGCAGAGGGCACCAAGCTCGAAGACTATGTGGGCACGTTTGATTTCTCCGTGCTCGGAGTGATGCGCTTCCGTGTGGAACGTGGACGCCTGCAGGCCAAGCTCGCCGATCAACGCTGGGGAGATGTCGGTCCCGCAGGCAAGGACATCTTTCGCGAACCGGATGTGGACGCGAATTTCGAATTCAAACGCGATGAAAAAGGAGGCGTATCTTCCGTCACTCTCAAGCAACGTGGCACGGTGATCTCAGGGAATCGCTTTGCCGAGCCCAAGGAAGGCGAGATGACACGGGCTGCGCTGAATGAGCTGACGGGGAGATATCAGCTCGCTTCCCAGACCTTCGAAATGAAACTCTCTCCTCGCGGAAGCTTCCTGCTTGGAAAACTGGGCGAGCAGCCTGACTTCGCCTACTACCCGATGGCGGAAAAGAAAGACCACGTCTTCTGCAAGGCGATCCGCGTGGAGTTGGAATTTAAGCGGGAGAAGGATGGCAAGGTCCAGACTCTGGTTCTTCACCAGAATGGTATCGCGATGCCGTTTGCAAGGGCGGGGGAGGTCGACCCTAAGAAATGA
- a CDS encoding SUMF1/EgtB/PvdO family nonheme iron enzyme: protein MPLAAMLTNVHAHDQIERRHYSHALRYAAVAFQEPWFATASAVTKLTLLHCVLSYLGLANKRLLSRPVESMLRSCVIALSLSSLSTAAFSESGPGEDSDAPDRKEIINSVGMKLVELPGTPVFVSIWETRVSDWDAYIKEKGIPWTYKPAFTQTTQDPVVNVTFSEAQEFCTWLTAHERKAGVLKAGQSYRLPSKAEWDAASGIATESNASDSLYPWGDAWPPPQQSGNYGHQPIAEVSEDGYAFTAPVGQFLPSRSGCYDLGGNVWEWTSDHLQTGELAVTLRGGSWMYWRQECLETQYAYHVSASTRSPGVGFRCVLEDSAAAERMELEQKKMASKLMEKPVVGQEEIEEEKRKLMGRRTMDEKAIDEAKREFMKNPTVDQKEVDEARRKLMETPVIDQKELDEAKRSLLRRRQDTEDSQPNGPAPTPAEIPASK from the coding sequence ATGCCTCTGGCTGCCATGCTCACGAACGTGCATGCACATGACCAGATTGAGCGACGGCACTATTCTCATGCATTGAGATATGCCGCTGTTGCATTCCAAGAGCCCTGGTTTGCAACTGCAAGTGCTGTGACGAAATTGACGCTGTTGCATTGCGTCCTTTCTTACTTGGGTCTCGCGAACAAGAGACTATTGTCGCGCCCCGTTGAATCCATGTTACGTTCTTGTGTTATTGCCCTATCCCTATCCAGCTTGTCCACCGCAGCGTTCAGCGAGAGTGGACCAGGCGAAGATAGTGATGCTCCAGATCGAAAAGAAATCATCAACAGCGTGGGCATGAAGTTGGTGGAACTGCCGGGCACGCCGGTGTTTGTGTCCATCTGGGAGACACGCGTGTCGGATTGGGATGCCTACATCAAGGAGAAAGGCATTCCCTGGACATATAAGCCAGCATTCACGCAAACCACACAGGATCCTGTGGTGAACGTGACATTTTCAGAGGCGCAGGAGTTTTGCACTTGGCTGACGGCGCATGAAAGGAAGGCTGGAGTGCTGAAAGCAGGGCAGTCCTATCGCCTTCCCAGCAAGGCCGAATGGGACGCCGCATCGGGTATTGCCACCGAGTCTAATGCGTCCGACAGCCTCTATCCTTGGGGCGACGCCTGGCCACCGCCTCAGCAATCAGGAAACTACGGCCATCAACCCATCGCTGAAGTTTCCGAAGATGGATATGCCTTCACAGCGCCAGTGGGTCAATTTCTCCCGTCCCGCAGCGGTTGTTATGATCTCGGGGGGAACGTCTGGGAATGGACTTCAGACCACCTGCAAACCGGTGAACTCGCCGTGACCCTGCGCGGAGGTTCATGGATGTACTGGCGCCAGGAGTGCCTGGAAACGCAGTACGCCTATCATGTGTCTGCGAGCACTCGCTCGCCTGGTGTTGGATTCCGCTGCGTGCTTGAAGACAGCGCTGCCGCCGAACGAATGGAACTTGAGCAGAAAAAAATGGCTTCAAAGTTGATGGAAAAGCCGGTGGTGGGACAGGAGGAAATCGAAGAGGAAAAACGCAAACTCATGGGACGCAGGACCATGGACGAGAAGGCGATCGATGAGGCAAAGCGCGAGTTCATGAAGAACCCGACGGTTGACCAGAAAGAAGTCGATGAAGCCAGGCGCAAACTGATGGAGACCCCGGTTATTGATCAAAAGGAACTCGACGAGGCAAAACGAAGCCTGCTGAGACGAAGGCAGGACACTGAAGACAGCCAACCAAACGGCCCAGCCCCCACACCCGCGGAAATCCCGGCTTCAAAATGA
- a CDS encoding altronate dehydratase family protein produces MRSILRIHPADDLIVALQPLKAGQTYQLDHESWSLPGDVGAKQKFAAHDFAAGDRVTMYGVTVGRTTQAITAGALVHTHNLKHDSDAFGGKQQDFAWSGPDVSRWKSRTFAGYKRPTGRAGSANYWVVIPLVFCENRNLGFMREALLTELGYKKTGPYQQFARQLATMHQKGASKSELESLTAAFEKTALPQPLFPHVDGVKFLEHGLGCGGTRQDAEALCALLAGYIAHPNVAGATVLSLGCQHAQVSVLEKALADRHPHFSKPLHIFEQQKSASEQDMMSRAIRTTFLGVAEANELRREPCAISDLIVGVECGGSDGFSGISANPAIGHTADLLVALGGTAALSEFPELCGIEQELSNRCVTASLADRFVQLMRSYQKAAEACGSGFDANPSPGNIRDGLITDAIKSAGAAKKGGTSPVTDVLDYPEPITKSGLALVCTPGNDVESTTALAGAGCTVMLFTTGLGTPTGNPICPTLKISTNTELALRMGDVIDYDAGPIITGKKTVEQAGEELLDLTIATASGAYMPKAVALGQDDFLPWKRGVSL; encoded by the coding sequence ATGCGCTCCATCCTCCGCATCCATCCCGCCGATGATCTCATTGTGGCACTCCAGCCATTGAAAGCGGGTCAGACTTATCAGCTCGATCACGAATCCTGGAGTCTTCCGGGAGATGTGGGCGCGAAACAGAAGTTTGCCGCGCACGACTTCGCCGCTGGAGATCGGGTGACGATGTATGGCGTCACGGTGGGCCGCACCACGCAGGCCATTACGGCTGGAGCGCTTGTGCACACGCACAATCTCAAGCACGACTCGGACGCCTTCGGCGGCAAGCAGCAGGACTTCGCGTGGAGCGGACCGGATGTCTCGCGCTGGAAGTCGCGCACCTTCGCAGGCTACAAGCGTCCCACCGGGCGCGCTGGTTCTGCAAACTACTGGGTGGTGATCCCGCTGGTGTTTTGTGAGAACCGCAATCTCGGCTTCATGCGCGAGGCCTTGCTGACGGAACTCGGGTACAAGAAGACCGGGCCGTACCAGCAGTTCGCACGACAACTTGCCACGATGCATCAGAAGGGTGCGTCGAAGTCGGAACTCGAATCACTCACGGCAGCCTTTGAGAAGACTGCGCTGCCACAGCCGCTGTTCCCGCATGTGGATGGTGTGAAGTTTCTGGAGCATGGCTTGGGATGCGGCGGCACACGGCAGGATGCGGAAGCGCTCTGCGCGCTGCTCGCGGGATACATCGCGCATCCGAATGTCGCCGGCGCCACGGTGCTGAGCCTCGGTTGCCAGCATGCGCAGGTCAGCGTGCTGGAGAAGGCACTCGCGGATCGGCATCCGCATTTCTCCAAGCCGCTGCACATCTTTGAGCAGCAGAAGTCCGCTTCGGAGCAGGACATGATGAGCCGCGCCATCAGGACCACCTTTCTGGGAGTCGCCGAGGCCAACGAACTGCGGCGCGAGCCATGCGCCATCAGCGATCTCATCGTGGGCGTGGAGTGTGGCGGCAGCGATGGCTTCTCGGGGATCTCCGCGAATCCTGCGATTGGCCACACGGCGGATCTCTTGGTCGCTCTCGGCGGCACCGCAGCGCTTTCGGAATTCCCCGAACTTTGCGGCATCGAGCAGGAACTCAGCAATCGCTGCGTGACCGCATCTCTCGCAGATCGCTTTGTGCAACTCATGCGCTCCTACCAGAAAGCTGCGGAAGCCTGTGGCAGCGGATTCGATGCGAATCCTTCACCCGGCAACATCCGCGATGGCCTGATCACCGATGCCATCAAGTCCGCCGGCGCCGCAAAGAAAGGCGGCACCTCACCGGTGACTGATGTGCTGGACTATCCCGAGCCCATCACAAAGTCCGGCCTCGCACTCGTATGCACTCCGGGCAATGACGTGGAAAGCACCACCGCCCTCGCAGGTGCCGGCTGCACGGTGATGCTCTTCACCACCGGCCTGGGCACCCCCACCGGCAATCCCATCTGCCCCACGCTCAAGATCTCCACGAACACCGAACTCGCCCTCCGCATGGGTGACGTCATTGATTATGATGCCGGCCCCATCATCACCGGAAAGAAAACGGTGGAACAGGCTGGTGAAGAACTGCTGGATCTGACGATCGCCACCGCGAGTGGTGCATACATGCCGAAGGCGGTGGCATTGGGACAAGATGACTTCCTGCCGTGGAAGCGTGGCGTGTCCCTCTAA
- a CDS encoding FeoA family protein: protein MPTATTLCQLPPGASAVIEDIPVGHDEHITRLRELGLVPGTRVRLVRRAPLGDPIEISVRGSRLAMRRSEAQHIKILPQ, encoded by the coding sequence ATGCCCACTGCCACCACCCTCTGCCAGCTCCCTCCCGGCGCCTCCGCGGTCATCGAAGACATCCCCGTTGGGCATGATGAACATATCACGCGGCTGCGTGAGCTTGGCCTGGTGCCAGGCACCCGTGTCCGCCTTGTGCGTCGCGCCCCCCTGGGAGATCCCATTGAGATCTCGGTCCGCGGTTCCCGCCTCGCCATGCGCCGCAGCGAAGCGCAGCACATCAAGATTCTCCCCCAGTAG
- the feoB gene encoding ferrous iron transport protein B: protein MPGAVADALPEQPASVATRETLFAIVGNPNCGKSTIFNALTGLKQKVANYPGVTVEKREGSCMSLHGKRMKLIDLPGAYSLNARSPDEAVVRDVLFGRRRDVPRPDAVVIVVDASNLERNLYLATQVLELGLPTIVVLNMMDVAEAKQWRIDLAQLSQHLGVPIIPMQASIGKGLVELKAAMSRKLEAPPKHEAPMPADITRALIEVRGDLVNAGALHNEASLLEPLYLISDHDPEHYGIKDEHVNRIAAAHDALEKKFPGWEDTLAGARYEAIEKLLGGVLRRPEREESTFTDKLDRVLLHPVWGILSLAGMMFVMFYAVFSLSEGATTWIEDTFGALGSWVESTMPAGDLRDLIVQGVIAGVQGVVVFLPQILILFLFLGLMEDTGYMARVAFILDRLMGVVGLSGKSFIPFLSSFGCAVPGIMATRTIPGLKDRIVTILVAPLASCSARIPVYTLMIAAMLPSDRASTMTKALIMLSMYALGTSGAFALAWLFKRTLMKGQSSLMVLEMPSYKRPAFKHVLLFILERARIFVRRAGTVILGLSILLWAAMTYPKTNTEDKSVQLANSFAGQAGHFVEPVIKPLGFDWQIGIGLIASFAAREVFNSTMGIVYAVQAEDDEENIQLREHMAAEKWPDGSPVFTPLVCVSIMVFFVFAMQCLSTVAVVKRETNGWKWPLFQIGYMTAAAWLASFVVYQGGRLLGF from the coding sequence ATGCCTGGAGCTGTAGCTGATGCATTGCCGGAGCAGCCGGCGAGTGTTGCCACTCGCGAGACGCTGTTTGCCATCGTGGGCAATCCGAATTGTGGGAAGAGCACGATTTTCAACGCGCTCACCGGCCTGAAGCAGAAGGTGGCGAACTATCCCGGCGTGACCGTGGAGAAGCGCGAGGGCTCCTGCATGTCCCTGCACGGGAAGCGGATGAAGCTCATCGACCTTCCCGGTGCCTACAGCCTGAACGCACGCTCGCCCGATGAGGCCGTGGTGCGTGATGTGCTCTTTGGCCGACGTCGGGATGTCCCGCGCCCGGACGCCGTCGTGATCGTGGTGGATGCGTCGAACCTCGAACGCAATCTCTACCTTGCTACCCAGGTGCTGGAACTGGGATTGCCGACCATTGTGGTGCTGAACATGATGGACGTGGCCGAGGCCAAGCAGTGGCGCATCGACCTTGCCCAACTCAGTCAGCATCTCGGGGTGCCCATCATCCCCATGCAGGCCAGCATTGGCAAAGGCCTGGTGGAACTGAAGGCGGCCATGAGCCGCAAGCTCGAAGCGCCCCCGAAACATGAGGCTCCCATGCCAGCGGACATCACACGCGCGCTGATTGAGGTGCGCGGTGATCTGGTGAATGCCGGTGCCCTGCACAATGAGGCTTCGCTGCTGGAGCCGCTCTATTTGATTTCGGATCACGATCCTGAGCATTACGGGATCAAGGACGAGCACGTGAACCGCATCGCCGCGGCACACGATGCGCTGGAGAAGAAGTTTCCCGGCTGGGAGGACACGCTGGCTGGCGCGCGCTATGAAGCCATTGAAAAGTTGCTGGGTGGCGTCCTCCGCCGTCCTGAGCGCGAGGAGAGCACCTTCACGGACAAGCTGGACCGCGTCCTGCTGCATCCCGTGTGGGGCATTCTCTCGCTCGCAGGCATGATGTTCGTCATGTTCTACGCGGTGTTCAGCCTCTCGGAGGGTGCCACCACCTGGATCGAAGACACGTTCGGCGCGCTGGGCTCTTGGGTGGAATCCACCATGCCCGCCGGCGATCTGCGGGACCTGATTGTTCAGGGAGTTATTGCCGGGGTCCAGGGTGTCGTGGTCTTTCTTCCGCAGATTCTCATTCTCTTCCTCTTCCTCGGGCTCATGGAAGACACAGGTTACATGGCTCGTGTGGCTTTCATTCTGGATCGCTTGATGGGTGTGGTGGGATTGAGTGGAAAGTCATTCATTCCATTTCTGAGCTCCTTCGGCTGCGCGGTACCGGGAATCATGGCTACCCGTACGATTCCCGGATTGAAGGATCGCATCGTCACCATCTTGGTGGCGCCATTGGCGAGCTGCTCCGCGCGCATCCCGGTCTACACGCTGATGATTGCAGCCATGCTGCCGTCTGATCGGGCTTCCACCATGACCAAGGCGCTCATCATGCTCTCCATGTATGCTCTGGGCACCTCCGGCGCGTTTGCTCTCGCATGGTTGTTCAAGCGTACGCTGATGAAAGGACAGAGCAGCCTGATGGTGCTGGAAATGCCCAGCTACAAGCGTCCTGCATTCAAGCACGTCCTGCTCTTCATCCTTGAGCGTGCCCGCATCTTCGTGCGCCGTGCGGGTACCGTAATCCTTGGTCTCTCCATCCTCCTGTGGGCGGCGATGACCTATCCCAAAACAAACACTGAGGACAAGTCCGTGCAGCTCGCCAACAGCTTTGCCGGACAGGCGGGCCACTTCGTGGAGCCAGTCATCAAGCCGCTGGGCTTTGACTGGCAGATTGGCATCGGCCTCATCGCCAGCTTCGCGGCGCGTGAAGTCTTCAACAGCACCATGGGCATCGTCTACGCGGTGCAGGCAGAGGATGATGAGGAGAATATCCAGCTTCGTGAGCACATGGCTGCTGAGAAGTGGCCTGACGGCTCCCCCGTCTTTACCCCACTGGTGTGCGTGAGCATCATGGTCTTCTTTGTGTTCGCCATGCAGTGCCTCAGCACGGTCGCCGTGGTGAAGCGCGAGACGAACGGCTGGAAATGGCCGCTCTTCCAGATTGGCTACATGACCGCCGCGGCTTGGCTGGCCAGTTTTGTTGTCTATCAAGGAGGGCGCCTGCTGGGCTTCTGA
- a CDS encoding BlaI/MecI/CopY family transcriptional regulator yields MPAPADEPLPRREREAMDILHRTGESGVGQVQEQMSGEPSYSAVRALLGLLVEKGLARVRKDPASRQYLYAPAVPLTRARKGALGRMLDTFFGGSPSELVATLLAENERQLPAEELKKIRDMLEEHARKKKSSNR; encoded by the coding sequence ATGCCCGCCCCCGCTGACGAACCCCTCCCGCGCCGCGAGCGCGAAGCCATGGACATCCTCCATCGAACGGGAGAGTCCGGGGTGGGGCAGGTGCAGGAGCAGATGTCCGGTGAGCCCAGCTACTCCGCTGTGCGCGCCCTGCTGGGGCTTCTGGTGGAGAAAGGCCTCGCCCGGGTGCGGAAGGATCCTGCTTCGCGCCAGTACCTCTATGCGCCCGCCGTTCCGCTTACCCGTGCGCGCAAAGGCGCCCTGGGCCGCATGCTGGATACTTTCTTCGGCGGCTCGCCCAGCGAACTCGTTGCCACGCTGCTTGCTGAAAACGAACGCCAGCTTCCCGCGGAGGAACTCAAGAAAATCCGCGACATGCTGGAGGAGCATGCGCGCAAGAAGAAATCCTCCAACCGCTGA
- a CDS encoding M56 family metallopeptidase: MISLLLSMTLALLGVLAVAGVLPAHAHALRRRVLLVGLMILIGLPLVRWGASVTGLVLDFHVEASGVPVPSGEPQVPAVGWMTIVAGCWLLGTGALLLRLFVRWRGMHALVEASEEASESLPHSMAMHRIVAEMGRPRVRVSSRVATACVALWKWNPVVLLPEQALAWRTSTLRAVLRHEMEHARRGDLWWRLAGEVALALWWWHPLAHVALRRWTEACEQVCDDAVLKSGVRPESYARSLLTLAGGALVPTPAPAMAFLGRSPSRLRRRVASILNHHGAGHANPSWVACVAIGILALVVVFATTMHLQREDAAHYAQLQSEAQLRLDANPFPADP, translated from the coding sequence ATGATCTCTCTGCTGCTTTCCATGACCCTCGCGCTTCTGGGTGTGTTGGCGGTTGCTGGTGTTTTGCCAGCACACGCGCATGCGTTGCGCAGGAGGGTGCTGCTGGTTGGGCTCATGATTTTGATTGGCCTACCGCTGGTTCGCTGGGGTGCTTCCGTTACCGGTCTTGTTTTGGACTTCCATGTTGAAGCGAGTGGAGTGCCCGTGCCCTCAGGAGAACCACAAGTGCCCGCAGTCGGGTGGATGACGATCGTCGCAGGATGCTGGCTGCTGGGAACGGGTGCGCTGTTGTTGCGCTTGTTCGTCCGCTGGCGCGGCATGCATGCCCTCGTGGAAGCTTCGGAAGAGGCCTCGGAATCTTTGCCACATTCCATGGCCATGCATCGAATCGTTGCCGAGATGGGCCGGCCCCGGGTGCGTGTTTCGTCTCGTGTAGCCACGGCCTGTGTCGCTCTTTGGAAATGGAATCCGGTGGTGCTGCTCCCTGAGCAGGCCCTGGCATGGCGGACATCCACGCTTCGTGCCGTGCTACGCCATGAAATGGAACACGCGCGCCGCGGCGATCTCTGGTGGCGTCTTGCGGGTGAGGTGGCGCTCGCCCTCTGGTGGTGGCATCCTCTCGCTCATGTCGCTCTCCGTCGCTGGACCGAAGCGTGCGAGCAGGTGTGCGATGATGCAGTGCTGAAGTCAGGTGTGCGGCCGGAGAGTTATGCGCGTTCCTTGCTGACGCTCGCGGGTGGTGCCCTGGTGCCTACTCCGGCTCCTGCGATGGCCTTCCTCGGACGGTCGCCGTCGCGTCTGCGTCGACGTGTGGCCTCGATACTCAATCATCACGGGGCAGGGCATGCCAATCCCTCGTGGGTTGCCTGCGTGGCGATTGGAATCCTGGCGCTCGTGGTGGTGTTCGCGACCACAATGCACCTGCAGCGCGAAGATGCGGCTCACTATGCGCAGCTTCAGTCCGAGGCCCAACTCCGACTGGATGCGAATCCGTTTCCGGCGGATCCGTGA
- a CDS encoding thiazole synthase has product MTQGTPFTIAGRQIRSRLMLGTGKFSSGEKMRAALDASGGEIVTVALRRADLTGKKDPFANILEFIPADKYLLLPNTSGAMNAEEAVRLARLAVAAGLPNWVKLEIHPDPRYLLPDPVETLKAAEVLVKEGFVVLPYINADPVLAKRLQDVGTATVMPLGSPIGSHQGITTRKQIEIIIEQASVPVVVDAGIGAPSHAAEALEMGADAVLVNTAIAVAGDPVRMAQAFKMAVEAGRAAYEIGLADASERASATSPLGAFLNP; this is encoded by the coding sequence GTGACGCAAGGGACTCCATTCACCATCGCCGGACGCCAGATCCGGTCACGCCTGATGCTGGGCACGGGCAAGTTCAGCTCAGGAGAAAAGATGCGCGCCGCCCTGGATGCCAGCGGAGGTGAGATCGTAACGGTGGCCCTGCGCCGCGCCGACCTGACTGGGAAGAAGGATCCCTTTGCGAACATCCTCGAGTTCATCCCTGCGGACAAGTACCTGCTCCTGCCCAATACCAGCGGCGCGATGAATGCCGAGGAAGCCGTGCGCCTCGCAAGACTGGCCGTGGCTGCGGGATTGCCGAATTGGGTGAAACTGGAGATTCATCCCGACCCCCGCTACTTGCTGCCCGATCCGGTGGAAACACTGAAGGCGGCTGAGGTGCTCGTGAAGGAAGGCTTCGTAGTGCTGCCCTATATCAACGCTGACCCCGTGCTCGCCAAGCGCCTGCAGGATGTGGGGACCGCGACCGTGATGCCGCTCGGTTCGCCGATTGGCTCGCACCAGGGAATCACGACACGGAAGCAGATCGAAATCATCATCGAACAAGCCTCCGTGCCCGTGGTGGTGGATGCCGGCATCGGCGCTCCAAGCCACGCCGCCGAAGCCTTGGAGATGGGTGCGGATGCAGTGCTGGTGAATACGGCGATTGCCGTGGCCGGTGACCCCGTACGCATGGCCCAGGCCTTCAAGATGGCCGTGGAAGCTGGCAGGGCCGCGTATGAAATCGGCCTAGCTGATGCCAGTGAGCGCGCTTCCGCGACGAGTCCGCTCGGGGCGTTCTTGAATCCGTGA
- a CDS encoding chlorite dismutase family protein, which produces MSSTIPFPSTSASAQPATALKPLVPVEGLHVVHLYYTVDHGLWQTLTTEEQQEAKTRLAKLVQTIRSHPRTQLLTFSVITPKADLGFMLMTPDLQDANLFEKQLTLGLGPDILEPVYSYYSMTELSEYSTSEEEYKKQLRAELQNQEEHGTEIVLSPNDLDGSDTFELRLNEWRERMKKYNQDRLYPNMADWPVLCFYPMSKRRSDGNNWYATEFEARRELMQGHARVGRQWHGKVRQLITGSTGLDLMEWGVTLLAHDTYHIKGIVYQMRFDEVSSKYAEFGDFYIGLQMPLDELLRRVQL; this is translated from the coding sequence ATGTCCTCGACCATCCCCTTCCCCTCCACCTCGGCCTCGGCTCAGCCCGCCACGGCCCTGAAACCTCTCGTCCCGGTGGAAGGCCTGCACGTAGTGCACCTGTATTACACGGTGGATCACGGTCTGTGGCAGACACTCACCACCGAAGAGCAGCAGGAGGCCAAGACACGCCTTGCGAAGCTGGTCCAGACCATCCGCTCGCATCCCCGCACCCAACTGCTGACCTTCAGCGTGATCACCCCCAAGGCGGACCTCGGCTTCATGCTGATGACGCCGGATTTGCAGGATGCGAACCTCTTCGAAAAGCAGCTTACGCTCGGCCTCGGTCCTGACATCCTGGAGCCGGTGTACAGCTACTACTCCATGACGGAGCTCAGCGAGTACTCCACCTCCGAAGAGGAGTACAAGAAACAGCTCCGCGCCGAGCTGCAGAATCAGGAGGAGCACGGCACCGAAATCGTCCTGAGCCCCAATGATCTGGACGGCAGCGACACCTTCGAACTGCGCCTGAATGAATGGCGCGAGCGCATGAAGAAGTACAATCAGGACCGCCTCTACCCGAACATGGCTGACTGGCCGGTCCTTTGCTTCTACCCCATGAGCAAGCGCCGCTCGGACGGGAACAACTGGTACGCGACCGAGTTTGAAGCACGCCGCGAGCTGATGCAGGGCCACGCCCGAGTGGGCCGCCAGTGGCACGGCAAGGTGCGCCAGCTCATCACCGGCTCGACCGGCCTGGACCTCATGGAGTGGGGCGTGACGCTGCTGGCCCACGACACCTACCACATCAAGGGCATCGTGTACCAGATGCGCTTCGACGAAGTCAGCTCGAAGTACGCCGAATTCGGGGACTTCTACATCGGCCTGCAGATGCCGCTGGATGAACTGCTGCGCCGTGTGCAGCTCTAA
- a CDS encoding ferredoxin, translating into MADVENKYPQNTAGKFYVDDQCIDCDLCRETAPANFTRDDDGGHSYVYKQAENDEEQRLCEEAMAGCPVEAIGADGE; encoded by the coding sequence ATGGCAGACGTCGAAAATAAGTATCCGCAGAATACCGCTGGCAAGTTCTACGTGGACGACCAGTGCATCGACTGTGACCTTTGCCGTGAAACTGCCCCGGCCAACTTCACCCGCGACGACGACGGTGGCCACAGCTACGTCTACAAGCAGGCGGAGAACGACGAAGAGCAGCGCCTCTGCGAGGAAGCCATGGCGGGATGCCCGGTGGAAGCCATTGGCGCGGACGGCGAGTAA